One stretch of Micromonospora echinospora DNA includes these proteins:
- a CDS encoding efflux RND transporter permease subunit: protein MSLLARFSLANRGLIALVALVTTAFGLFAVPSLKQQLLPSLEFPAAFIVATYPGAAPEIVESQVAEPIENSLKGIPGLDKVTSTSREGSATVQVQYEFGTDLDDVVNKMETALNRIDAQLPEGVDPQVIAGSTDDLPAVVVAATGDGDERALAEKLRTAVVPELEALDGVRSVDVTGARNQVVTITPDAAKLAAARVAPTAIASALKSNGVAVPAGALADGDRSLPVQVGTPIRTLDDLRGIVLTTAPAAPVRLGDVAAVEQQLAPATSLTRTNGKPSLGIAVTAAPDGNAVEISHEIRDRLDELGAAADAELTVVFDQAPFVEKSIESLTTEGLLGLVMAVVVILVFLLSVRSTVVTAVSIPLSVLVALIVLWAGDYSLNLLTLGALTIAVGRVVDDSIVVLENIKRHLEYGEPKRDAILTAVREVAGAVTASTLTTVAVFAPIALVGGFVGQLFAPFAITVTVALLASLLVSLTVIPVLAYWFLRPRGGADDAAARRAAEEKELRNPLQRAYLPVIDFATRSRKTRWATVGLGLLVLLGTFGLAQKLETNFLDDSGQDTLAIRQDMPAGTSLAGTDRAAARIEEVLRRTRGVETYQVSAGGGDNPFAGGGSDRATWSLSLSDDTDAATVRQGLRKEFDALGPEVGELTFGGGQNASANQVEVVVQAADQETLTRAAEAVRAAMAETPGVEDVTTSLATQVPRVEVTVDRLAAARAGLTEAAVGQLVAQTYRGAPLGQVTLDGTAQTVVLSSGARPPLTVEELRALPVGAVPLDAIADVNQVEGPQQVTRIDGERSVSVTGTATGSNLGATTQELQKRLDALDVPGATYEIGGVSADQADAFADLGLAVLAAIAIVFLIMVATFRSLTQALILLISVPFAATGAIGLLLVTGTPLGVPALIGVLMLVGIVVTNAIVLLDLINQYRAQGMDVTEAVVEGGRRRLRPILMTAVATIFALLPMALGLTGEGGFISKPLAIVVIGGLLSSTLLTLVLVPTLYTMVEHTKGSFRARRRGAAEPVDPEPAADPVPVPVGGGEERAEERAGAAPPQARPSGALIDGTDQFEVLRLPKTRRSPLPPTE, encoded by the coding sequence ATGTCGCTGCTCGCCAGATTCAGTCTCGCCAACCGGGGCCTGATCGCCCTCGTCGCGTTGGTGACGACGGCGTTCGGCCTGTTCGCCGTGCCGTCGCTGAAGCAGCAGCTCCTGCCGTCGCTGGAGTTTCCCGCCGCGTTCATCGTGGCGACGTACCCGGGCGCCGCGCCGGAGATCGTCGAGTCCCAGGTCGCCGAGCCGATCGAGAACAGCCTCAAGGGCATCCCGGGCCTGGACAAGGTCACCTCGACCTCGCGCGAGGGCTCGGCCACGGTCCAGGTGCAGTACGAGTTCGGCACCGACCTGGACGACGTCGTGAACAAGATGGAGACGGCGCTCAACCGGATCGACGCCCAGCTCCCCGAGGGCGTCGATCCGCAGGTGATCGCCGGCAGCACCGACGATCTGCCCGCCGTGGTGGTCGCCGCGACCGGTGACGGTGACGAGCGGGCGCTGGCGGAGAAGCTGCGCACCGCCGTCGTGCCGGAGCTGGAGGCGCTGGACGGCGTCCGCTCGGTGGACGTCACCGGCGCCCGGAACCAGGTCGTGACGATCACCCCCGACGCGGCGAAGCTCGCCGCCGCCAGGGTGGCGCCGACAGCCATCGCGTCGGCGCTCAAGAGCAACGGCGTGGCGGTGCCGGCGGGCGCGCTCGCCGACGGTGACCGGTCGCTGCCGGTGCAGGTGGGCACGCCGATCCGTACGCTCGACGACCTGCGCGGCATCGTGCTCACCACGGCGCCCGCCGCCCCGGTACGCCTCGGCGACGTCGCGGCGGTGGAGCAGCAGCTCGCGCCGGCGACCTCGTTGACCCGTACCAACGGCAAGCCCAGCCTCGGCATCGCGGTGACCGCCGCTCCGGACGGCAACGCGGTGGAGATCTCGCACGAGATCCGGGACCGGCTGGACGAGCTGGGCGCCGCCGCGGACGCCGAGCTGACAGTGGTCTTCGACCAGGCCCCGTTCGTCGAGAAGTCCATCGAGAGCCTGACCACCGAGGGCCTGTTGGGCCTGGTCATGGCGGTGGTGGTGATCCTGGTCTTCCTGCTGTCGGTGCGCTCCACGGTGGTCACCGCGGTCTCCATCCCGCTGTCCGTGCTGGTCGCGCTGATCGTGCTCTGGGCCGGCGACTACTCGCTGAACCTGCTCACCCTGGGCGCGCTGACCATCGCGGTCGGGCGGGTGGTGGACGACTCCATCGTGGTGCTGGAGAACATCAAACGGCACCTGGAGTACGGCGAGCCGAAGCGGGACGCCATCCTCACCGCGGTACGCGAGGTGGCCGGCGCGGTGACCGCCTCCACGCTCACCACGGTGGCCGTGTTCGCGCCGATCGCCCTGGTGGGCGGCTTCGTCGGGCAGCTCTTCGCCCCGTTCGCGATCACCGTGACGGTGGCGCTGCTCGCCTCGCTGCTGGTGTCGCTGACCGTCATCCCGGTGCTGGCGTACTGGTTCCTGCGGCCGCGCGGCGGCGCTGACGACGCCGCCGCCCGGCGGGCCGCCGAGGAGAAGGAGCTGCGCAACCCGTTGCAGCGGGCGTACCTGCCGGTGATCGACTTCGCCACCCGCTCCCGGAAGACCCGGTGGGCGACCGTCGGCCTGGGCCTGCTGGTGCTGCTGGGCACGTTCGGGCTGGCGCAGAAGCTGGAGACGAACTTCCTGGACGACTCGGGCCAGGACACGCTCGCCATCCGGCAGGACATGCCGGCCGGCACCTCGCTCGCCGGCACCGACCGGGCCGCCGCGCGGATCGAGGAGGTGCTGCGGCGTACCCGCGGGGTGGAGACCTACCAGGTCAGCGCCGGTGGTGGCGACAATCCGTTCGCCGGCGGCGGCAGCGACCGGGCCACCTGGTCGCTGTCGCTCTCCGACGACACGGACGCCGCGACGGTACGCCAGGGCCTGCGCAAGGAGTTCGACGCGCTCGGCCCGGAGGTCGGCGAGTTGACGTTCGGCGGCGGGCAGAACGCCTCCGCCAACCAGGTCGAGGTGGTGGTGCAGGCCGCCGACCAGGAGACGCTGACCCGGGCCGCCGAGGCGGTACGGGCCGCGATGGCCGAGACGCCGGGCGTGGAGGACGTGACCACCAGCCTGGCCACCCAGGTGCCGCGCGTCGAAGTGACGGTGGACCGGCTGGCCGCGGCCCGCGCCGGGCTCACCGAGGCGGCCGTCGGGCAGCTCGTCGCGCAGACGTACCGGGGTGCGCCGCTCGGCCAGGTCACGCTCGACGGCACGGCCCAGACCGTGGTGCTGAGCAGCGGCGCCCGGCCGCCGCTGACGGTGGAGGAGCTGCGGGCGCTGCCGGTCGGCGCGGTGCCGCTGGACGCGATCGCGGACGTCAACCAGGTCGAGGGCCCGCAGCAGGTGACCCGGATCGACGGCGAGCGCAGCGTCTCGGTCACCGGTACGGCGACCGGCTCGAACCTCGGCGCCACCACGCAGGAGCTGCAGAAGCGGCTGGACGCGCTGGACGTGCCGGGCGCCACGTACGAGATCGGCGGCGTCAGCGCCGACCAGGCGGACGCGTTCGCGGACCTCGGTCTCGCGGTGCTGGCCGCCATCGCGATCGTCTTCCTGATCATGGTGGCCACGTTCCGCAGCCTGACCCAGGCGCTGATCCTGCTGATCTCGGTGCCGTTCGCGGCGACCGGGGCGATCGGGCTGCTGCTGGTCACCGGCACGCCGCTGGGCGTGCCGGCGCTGATCGGCGTGCTCATGCTCGTCGGCATCGTGGTGACGAACGCGATCGTGCTGCTGGACCTGATCAACCAGTACCGGGCCCAGGGCATGGACGTGACCGAGGCCGTGGTCGAGGGTGGTCGCCGCCGGCTCCGGCCGATCCTGATGACAGCCGTCGCCACCATCTTCGCGTTGCTGCCGATGGCGCTGGGGCTGACCGGCGAGGGCGGCTTCATCTCCAAGCCGCTGGCGATCGTGGTGATCGGCGGCCTGCTCAGCTCGACGTTGCTGACGCTGGTGCTGGTGCCGACGCTCTACACGATGGTGGAGCACACCAAGGGCTCGTTCCGGGCCCGGCGCCGGGGTGCCGCGGAGCCGGTCGATCCGGAGCCGGCGGCCGATCCGGTGCCGGTGCCGGTCGGCGGCGGCGAGGAGCGGGCCGAGGAGCGGGCCGGGGCCGCGCCGCCGCAGGCCCGCCCGTCGGGCGCGCTGATCGACGGTACGGACCAGTTCGAGGTGCTCCGCCTGCCCAAGACGCGTCGTTCCCCGCTTCCCCCCACCGAGTGA